The proteins below are encoded in one region of Paenisporosarcina cavernae:
- a CDS encoding potassium channel family protein, which yields MNTSKWMDIRIRFRHILFSVIALVILISIATIGFMNIEELSFFDAFYLTIISLMTVGYGDIVPESEAGKQFALLLIPIGAAIVTYALGAVASYFIEHQLSVKVWNKRMEHTIRNLEDHIIVCGLGKVGTQIYHELNEQDTPVVYIHEDEEELVDALGEHALRIVGNPTWKSVLQEAGVENARAVIAAMPNDSDNVFLTITAKGLNEDVQVVAKSEREESEEVLLRAGANKVVNPTTIGGREMVMSVLKPEGTDVVNFLIESKNKEFTIEELELLEGSPLIGKSIGESKLRNEHKLTILAIKREDEMIANPTSDEKMEKGDKLVVFGHLDRTRNFLKKS from the coding sequence ATGAACACTAGTAAATGGATGGATATCCGAATTCGTTTTCGTCATATTTTGTTTTCCGTTATTGCACTTGTTATTTTAATTTCCATCGCCACTATCGGGTTTATGAATATTGAAGAATTGTCCTTTTTTGATGCCTTTTACTTAACGATTATTTCACTTATGACGGTTGGGTATGGAGACATTGTGCCGGAATCAGAAGCGGGAAAACAATTTGCCTTGCTCTTAATTCCCATTGGAGCAGCAATTGTCACGTATGCGTTAGGAGCAGTTGCATCGTATTTTATCGAACATCAACTATCAGTGAAAGTGTGGAATAAGCGTATGGAACATACTATTCGAAATTTAGAGGATCACATTATTGTGTGTGGACTTGGAAAAGTGGGCACACAAATCTATCACGAGCTTAATGAGCAAGATACTCCTGTTGTCTATATCCATGAGGATGAAGAAGAGCTTGTTGATGCGTTAGGAGAGCACGCGTTGCGAATTGTTGGAAATCCAACGTGGAAATCCGTCTTACAAGAGGCTGGCGTTGAAAATGCGAGAGCAGTGATTGCTGCCATGCCAAATGATTCGGATAATGTTTTTTTGACCATTACAGCAAAAGGATTGAACGAGGATGTCCAAGTCGTGGCAAAATCGGAAAGGGAAGAATCAGAAGAAGTGCTGCTCCGTGCTGGTGCAAATAAAGTCGTAAATCCGACCACAATAGGCGGCAGAGAGATGGTCATGTCGGTACTAAAGCCAGAAGGAACAGACGTCGTCAATTTTTTAATCGAATCAAAGAACAAAGAATTTACGATTGAAGAACTTGAATTATTGGAAGGGTCCCCGTTGATTGGGAAATCAATTGGGGAATCAAAGCTCCGAAATGAACATAAATTGACGATTCTCGCAATCAAACGAGAAGATGAGATGATTGCAAACCCTACGTCAGATGAAAAAATGGAAAAAGGAGATAAATTAGTTGTCTTTGGACATCTAGACCGAACTCGAAACTTTCTGAAAAAATCATAG
- a CDS encoding response regulator transcription factor encodes MIRILLVDDHEMVRLGLSAYLQSQKDMEVVGEAGNGFDAIELSLALRPDIILMDMMMPGMTGAEATKEIIAKWPDAKIMIVTSFLDDDKVYPALEAGAVSYLLKTSNAQKIAESIRQTHNGTAVLEPEVTNKMMARMRGNSEKMLHTELTDREMEILLELAKGKSNQEIADDLFIALKTVKTHVSNVLSKLEVLDRTQAVVYAYEHELVKKK; translated from the coding sequence ATGATTCGAATTCTATTAGTAGATGATCATGAAATGGTGCGACTAGGTTTGTCCGCATACTTGCAATCACAAAAAGACATGGAAGTCGTCGGGGAAGCTGGTAACGGCTTTGATGCTATTGAGCTATCTCTAGCGTTACGTCCCGACATTATTTTGATGGACATGATGATGCCTGGAATGACAGGTGCAGAAGCTACAAAAGAAATTATCGCAAAATGGCCAGACGCAAAAATTATGATTGTCACCAGCTTTTTAGACGATGACAAAGTATATCCGGCACTTGAGGCAGGAGCCGTCAGTTATTTATTGAAAACATCCAATGCACAAAAAATCGCCGAATCCATTCGTCAAACGCATAATGGGACTGCGGTGTTAGAACCTGAAGTAACAAACAAAATGATGGCAAGAATGCGAGGAAACTCGGAGAAAATGCTCCACACAGAATTGACCGACCGCGAGATGGAAATTTTGCTCGAACTTGCAAAAGGAAAATCCAACCAAGAAATCGCAGATGACTTATTCATTGCGCTAAAAACAGTGAAAACGCATGTCAGCAATGTCTTATCTAAATTAGAAGTACTGGATCGAACACAAGCTGTCGTGTACGCATACGAGCACGAATTAGTGAAGAAAAAATGA
- a CDS encoding mechanosensitive ion channel yields the protein MFDTMYWRTTFDWLPELLLGLLVLLIGFFIAKFLENLTYKLLRKGKVNERLGNTESKWSAEKIISKVVFFLVLLFSFFLFFNMMDLGSVASPFATMFSSLTGALLNILKAALILFVAWIIATLVKKAIQTFGNKVNVNKFTDKAGVDPEKVDKTKWTDTFANVAYWLIFLLFIPAVLNALGIDGLSGPFEGMLDKFFAFIPKLVSAAIVFFIGYFAAKLVRNILTKFLESIGTDRLAHKLKIASFFEGTSLSRIIGIIAFVLIMIPVTITALEILDLNGISDPAISMLNDIMEMLPKIAIAIVLVIIGIVVGKWVKEVVENLLKNLGVDSLFSNMGFNNVSSSSNANNLSFAKILAIIAQVVVVLLFVVEALQILELEFMVTLATGIFAYLPAVIAAVIILAVGFWLASLAEQFVGSVMTKASGSPHVLRYVAKYAILAFAFFMALDQLGIAASIINAAFILILGGVALAFGLAFGLGGRDHASRYLDRMEKSIENADVSKEKWEAEKQSMKNDMKNKMGQAKQNMDNSPSANPLKDASNSYEAPSTPAAPIEPKPDGIENGTADENFPYDDVAPNEGDSFNSGAHDDWNNTKPGSDPFKPE from the coding sequence ATGTTCGATACGATGTATTGGCGTACCACGTTTGATTGGTTGCCAGAGTTATTACTAGGTTTACTAGTATTATTAATTGGGTTCTTTATTGCAAAGTTCCTAGAAAACCTAACATACAAACTTCTTCGTAAAGGAAAAGTAAATGAAAGACTTGGAAATACGGAGTCTAAGTGGAGCGCTGAGAAGATCATTAGTAAAGTGGTATTTTTCTTAGTATTATTATTTTCATTCTTCTTATTCTTCAACATGATGGATTTAGGATCTGTCGCAAGTCCATTCGCAACAATGTTCTCTTCTTTAACTGGAGCATTATTAAATATTTTAAAAGCGGCTCTTATTCTATTTGTTGCATGGATTATTGCAACATTAGTGAAAAAAGCTATTCAAACATTTGGGAATAAAGTCAATGTGAATAAGTTCACTGACAAAGCTGGTGTAGACCCAGAAAAAGTGGATAAAACGAAATGGACAGATACGTTTGCCAATGTAGCGTACTGGTTAATCTTCTTATTATTCATTCCAGCAGTATTAAATGCACTTGGAATTGATGGCCTAAGTGGACCGTTCGAAGGAATGCTAGATAAGTTCTTCGCGTTCATTCCGAAATTGGTATCAGCAGCGATTGTATTCTTCATCGGATACTTTGCAGCGAAATTGGTTCGTAATATCTTAACGAAATTCTTAGAATCAATTGGGACAGATCGTCTTGCTCATAAATTAAAAATAGCTTCGTTCTTTGAAGGAACTAGTCTTTCAAGAATTATCGGAATCATTGCATTTGTACTAATCATGATTCCAGTAACAATTACTGCACTTGAAATTTTAGATTTAAATGGTATCTCAGATCCAGCGATTTCTATGTTAAACGATATCATGGAAATGTTACCGAAGATTGCCATTGCAATTGTTTTAGTTATCATCGGTATTGTCGTTGGTAAATGGGTGAAAGAGGTTGTTGAAAACTTATTGAAAAACCTTGGGGTCGATTCTTTATTTAGCAACATGGGATTCAATAATGTTTCATCAAGCTCAAATGCAAACAACTTATCGTTCGCGAAAATTTTAGCGATCATTGCTCAAGTTGTTGTTGTTCTTTTATTCGTAGTAGAAGCGCTTCAAATTCTTGAATTAGAATTTATGGTCACTCTTGCTACAGGAATCTTTGCATACTTACCTGCAGTCATTGCTGCAGTTATTATTCTAGCAGTTGGATTCTGGTTAGCGTCTCTTGCAGAGCAGTTCGTTGGAAGTGTAATGACGAAAGCTTCAGGCTCGCCTCATGTGTTACGCTATGTAGCAAAATATGCGATTTTAGCATTTGCTTTCTTCATGGCGCTTGACCAATTAGGAATTGCCGCATCTATAATTAATGCAGCATTCATTTTAATTTTAGGTGGAGTTGCGCTAGCATTTGGTTTAGCATTTGGTTTAGGTGGACGTGACCATGCGTCTCGTTACTTAGATCGTATGGAAAAAAGCATTGAAAATGCAGATGTATCGAAAGAAAAATGGGAAGCTGAAAAGCAATCCATGAAAAACGATATGAAAAACAAAATGGGTCAAGCAAAACAAAACATGGACAACAGTCCTTCTGCCAACCCATTAAAGGATGCTTCTAATTCATATGAAGCACCATCAACGCCGGCTGCTCCTATTGAGCCAAAACCGGATGGTATTGAGAATGGTACTGCAGATGAAAATTTCCCTTATGATGATGTAGCACCAAACGAGGGTGATTCGTTTAACAGCGGCGCACATGATGACTGGAATAACACAAAGCCAGGTTCTGATCCGTTCAAACCTGAATAA
- the liaF gene encoding cell wall-active antibiotics response protein LiaF, translated as MPTFTTQQLTFGLFAVFCLILLESVLFENGSIVFVLFGTAFIFFALKRKKRVLFWIGVPFVAAAVMSLWSLRLLILAIVVYVLYRLWKGNGPEEIFAPFSGVFESSRGVQRNALLTIVSHSETYKWENVHMQSVYGNIVLDATNTVLPKGTSFISIRQTFGKVKIVVPHDIPCRIHIASIIGDVCALEVPKARLWNQTLSHVSGYDSVSLSQAELIISVSILFGEVEVVRG; from the coding sequence TTGCCAACGTTTACAACGCAACAACTTACATTTGGGCTTTTTGCAGTGTTTTGTCTTATCTTGCTGGAGTCTGTACTTTTTGAAAATGGCAGTATTGTCTTTGTTCTTTTTGGAACAGCATTTATATTCTTTGCATTAAAACGAAAAAAACGCGTCTTATTTTGGATCGGTGTGCCCTTTGTCGCAGCCGCCGTCATGTCTCTATGGAGTTTACGGTTGCTCATTTTAGCAATCGTTGTGTACGTATTGTATCGCCTATGGAAAGGAAATGGTCCAGAAGAGATTTTCGCGCCATTTTCTGGTGTGTTCGAATCATCAAGAGGGGTCCAGCGGAACGCGCTACTTACGATTGTTTCGCATAGTGAAACGTATAAATGGGAAAACGTTCATATGCAATCCGTCTATGGAAATATCGTCCTAGATGCGACGAACACCGTTTTACCGAAAGGAACATCGTTCATCTCCATCCGCCAAACGTTTGGGAAGGTGAAAATTGTCGTCCCTCATGACATTCCTTGTCGCATTCATATTGCCAGTATTATTGGAGATGTATGTGCACTTGAAGTGCCAAAAGCTCGTCTTTGGAATCAAACACTCAGCCACGTTTCTGGCTACGACAGTGTTTCCCTATCCCAGGCAGAACTCATTATTTCTGTTTCTATACTCTTCGGAGAAGTAGAGGTGGTTCGAGGATGA
- a CDS encoding sensor histidine kinase, with protein MNGFFSRLFFLFFLLLVGLAGVLVSIWGWNDLSKWEVLLNVKEEIPLIAWYAMGIFVVSFLIAMNSQLAISSRERKVEASLQKVTSEKGNASFPKVSKKIHKQLVEITTLIETQQNSLKRLTDERAEGEEQRIQEQIIQERQRLARELHDSVSQQLFASSMLLSSITENEEEVTPVLLQAEKMVQQAQLEMRALLLHLRPIALHNKTMAEGLRDLVEELKQKVHFTIRTKLEEVTLSKGTEDHLFRIAQESLSNTLRHSKATEVDITLIQRDGVVLLRIQDNGVGFSKDEDKSSSYGLHHIEERAVEIGARSKVVSVPGEGTIVEVIVPMEKEEQHDSNSISR; from the coding sequence ATGAACGGGTTCTTTTCACGACTATTCTTTTTATTTTTCTTGCTACTAGTAGGATTAGCGGGAGTTCTTGTAAGCATTTGGGGATGGAATGATCTCTCCAAATGGGAAGTATTATTGAACGTGAAAGAAGAAATCCCCCTAATTGCATGGTATGCAATGGGGATTTTCGTCGTCAGTTTTTTAATCGCGATGAATAGTCAACTTGCGATTTCCTCTCGTGAACGCAAAGTAGAAGCTTCGTTACAAAAAGTGACCTCTGAAAAAGGAAATGCTTCATTCCCAAAAGTATCAAAAAAAATCCATAAGCAACTGGTCGAAATAACAACGCTTATCGAAACGCAGCAAAATAGTTTGAAACGCCTTACCGACGAACGCGCAGAAGGGGAAGAACAACGAATTCAAGAACAAATCATACAAGAACGACAACGTCTTGCTCGTGAATTACATGATTCCGTTTCCCAGCAACTTTTTGCCTCTTCCATGCTGTTGTCATCCATAACAGAGAACGAGGAAGAAGTGACTCCCGTACTCCTTCAAGCAGAAAAAATGGTCCAGCAAGCACAGCTTGAAATGCGTGCGCTTTTACTCCACTTGCGTCCAATCGCCTTGCATAATAAAACAATGGCGGAAGGTTTACGTGACTTAGTAGAAGAATTAAAACAAAAAGTTCATTTTACCATCCGAACTAAATTAGAAGAAGTCACGCTCTCCAAAGGAACCGAGGATCACTTATTTAGAATTGCGCAAGAATCGTTGTCGAATACGCTTCGTCATTCTAAAGCGACCGAAGTCGATATTACCTTGATCCAACGAGATGGAGTCGTTCTTTTACGCATTCAAGATAATGGAGTCGGTTTTTCAAAAGACGAAGACAAATCGAGTTCGTACGGCTTGCATCACATTGAAGAACGCGCAGTTGAAATTGGTGCACGTAGTAAGGTCGTTTCTGTTCCAGGAGAAGGAACAATTGTCGAGGTAATAGTGCCGATGGAAAAGGAGGAACAACATGATTCGAATTCTATTAGTAGATGA
- a CDS encoding DinB family protein — MEVVRQMEFARLYSLGKIERIDENEWDVILEGEPNTIRWNAGHIFTSHESLLKRAIPSYTVVHPEWKQFFEGGTRPSEWGNNPPSKSEIIHALQEQIVRFVPVIGEDMYTPINEPISFGSMHSIESVAGVLNFMVWHEGIHIGALYAMHRAIAK; from the coding sequence ATGGAAGTGGTACGTCAAATGGAGTTTGCTAGATTGTATTCGCTAGGGAAAATAGAACGGATTGATGAGAACGAATGGGATGTGATACTAGAAGGAGAACCTAATACAATTCGTTGGAATGCAGGACATATTTTCACGTCGCATGAATCGCTTTTGAAACGGGCTATTCCCTCCTATACTGTCGTCCATCCAGAGTGGAAGCAGTTTTTCGAAGGAGGAACACGACCGTCTGAATGGGGAAACAATCCTCCAAGTAAAAGTGAAATTATTCACGCACTACAAGAACAAATTGTACGATTTGTCCCAGTGATTGGGGAGGATATGTATACTCCGATTAACGAACCGATCTCATTTGGTTCGATGCATTCTATTGAAAGCGTGGCAGGGGTACTTAATTTTATGGTGTGGCATGAAGGAATCCATATTGGTGCTCTATATGCGATGCATCGAGCGATTGCGAAATAA